A genomic stretch from Ovis canadensis isolate MfBH-ARS-UI-01 breed Bighorn chromosome 5, ARS-UI_OviCan_v2, whole genome shotgun sequence includes:
- the SMIM3 gene encoding small integral membrane protein 3, whose protein sequence is MEATSQIPMEVVLPKHILDIWVIVLIILATIVIMTSLLLCPATAVIIYRMRSHPILNGPV, encoded by the coding sequence ATGGAAGCCACCAGCCAGATCCCCATGGAAGTTGTGCTCCCCAAGCACATCCTGGACATCTGGGTCATTGTCCTCATCATCCTGGCCACCATTGTCATCATGACCTCCTTGTTGCTGTGTCCGGCCACCGCAGTCATCATCTATCGCATGCGATCCCATCCCATCCTGAATGGGCCTGTCTGA